A single region of the Pygocentrus nattereri isolate fPygNat1 chromosome 27, fPygNat1.pri, whole genome shotgun sequence genome encodes:
- the gatad2b gene encoding transcriptional repressor p66-beta, with amino-acid sequence MERMSEEALRLNLLKRGLETADEREEALAKRLKMEGHEAMERLKMLALLKRKDLAALEGAAMAAAMAEGKGPGGSQGLMGASAYEEKLNGNLRAIGHGGPSKNGKENVMDEPVDMSAKRSDVDRQRRTPSPDVIILSDNEASSPRSTPRPEERHHHPNLELFKGKTGEERQQMIKALREELRLEEARLVLLKKLRQSQMQKENVVQKVPVVQNAPSSVQPSPIHSSQGLNKLPVRPGMHTSEPQNLRTAQGHTVIRSAASASLPPMMMSQRVIAPNPAQLQGQRVPSKPGMGRSSTGSMGNAVNYQQATSQQVAASQRSSSSTAIYMNLAHMQAAGAAGVPGVGVGVSGVGAVSPSTLPSGSNVAGVGTVGSLSDQASSQAAAKLALRKQLEKTLLEIPPPKPPAPLLHFLPSAANSEFIYMVGLEEVVQSVIDSQGKMRGSLARMEPFFCAQCRTDFTPHWKQEKSGRILCEQCMTSNQKKALKAEHTNRLKNAFVKALQQEQEIEQRLQQQAALSPSSAQTVPSISKAESMIRHHALRQAPQPQADLHRGLSSSARGVLSNFAQASQLSVASGLLGMTSKHCGGASGSSSRQQHESRRQIYNIPGLNIAYLNPGGVGGHKASSLADRQREYLLDMIPPRSISQSITGQK; translated from the exons ATGGAGCGGATGTCTGAGGAGGCGTTGCGGTTGAACCTGCTGAAGCGGGGTTTGGAGACAGCGGATGAAAGAGAGGAGGCACTGGCCAAGCGGCTGAAGATGGAGGGCCATGAGGCCATGGAGAGGCTGAAGATGCTGGCATTGCTCAAGCGCAAGGACCTGGCTGCGTTGGAAGGTGCTGCAATGGCAGCAGCCATGGCTGAGGGTAAAGGCCCTGGGGGCAGCCAGGGGCTGATGGGGGCCTCAGCCTACGAGGAGAAGTTGAACGGCAACCTGAGGGCTATTGGCCACGGAGGGCCTAGCAAGAACGGCAAAGAGAACGTGATGGATGAACCTGTAGATATGAGCGCCAAGAGGAG CGATGTGGACCGACAGAGACGCACTCCATCTCCAGACGTGATCATCCTGTCAGATAATGAAGCGTCCAGCCCGCGGAGCACCCCGCGTCCAGAGGAACGGCACCATCACCCCAACCTGGAGTTGTTCAAG GGGAAGACGGGTGAGGAGAGGCAGCAGATGATCAAAGCACTGCGTGAGGAGCTGAGGCTGGAGGAGGCCAGGCTGGTGCTGCTGAAGAAGCTGAGACAGAGCCAGATGCAGAAAGAGAATGTGGTGCAGAAG GTACCAGTGGTCCAAAATGCCCCCTCCTCCGTGCAGCCCTCACCTATCCACAGCTCACAGGGGCTGAATAAGCTGCCCGTTCGGCCCGGCATGCACACCTCCGAGCCCCAGAATCTCCGCACAGCACAG GGACACACGGTGATCAGGTCTGCTGCCAGTGCCTCCCTGCCCCCGATGATGATGTCCCAGCGGGTGATCGCCCCTAACCCAGCCCAGCTGCAGGGTCAGAGAGTGCCCTCTAAGCCTGGCATGGGCCGATCCTCCACAGGGAGCATGGGCAATGCAGTCAACTACCAGCAG GCTACCAGCCAGCAGGTGGCGGCCTCCCAGCGCTCCAGCTCTTCCACAGCCATCTATATGAATCTGGCTCACATGCAGGCAGCCGGAGCAGCGGGGGTTCCAGGCGTTGGAGTGGGTGTAAGCGGAGTTGGGGCAGTCAGCCCATCCACACTTCCCAGTGGCTCAAACGTGGCTGGTGTAGGCACTGTGGGCTCACTGAGTGACCAGGCCAGCAGCCAGGCGGCTGCCAAACTGGCCCTACGCAAGCAGCTGGAGAAAACCCTTCTGGAGATCCCACCACCCAAACCCCCCGCCCCCCTGCTCCACTTCTTGCCCTCAGCTGCCAACAGCGAGTTCATCTACATGGTGGGTTTGGAGGAGGTGGTCCAGAGCGTCATTGATAGCCAGG GTAAAATGAGGGGGTCTCTGGCCCGCATGGAGCCATTTTTCTGTGCCCAGTGCAGGACCGACTTCACCCCACACTGGAAGCAAGAGAAAAGCGGACGCATCCTGTGTGAGCAGTGCATGACCTCCAATCAGAAGAAGGCCCTGAAGGCCGAGCACACCAACCGGCTGAAGAACGCCTTTGTCAAGGCCCTGCAGCAGGAGCAG GAGATTGAACAGAGGCTGCAGCAGCAGGCTGCTCTCTCCCCGAGCTCGGCTCAGACTGTGCCCAGCATCAGTAAGGCTGAGAGCATGATCCGACACCATGCTCTCCGACAG GCTCCTCAGCCACAGGCTGACCTGCATCGGGGACTGTCCAGCTCAGCACGGGGCGTGCTCTCTAATTTTGCCCAGGCCTCCCAGCTCTCAGTGGCAAGTGGCCTGTTGGGTATGACCAGCAAGCACTGCGGTGGCGCCAGTGGCAGCAGCAGTCGGCAGCAGCACGAAAGCCGCCGGCAAATCTACAACATCCCTG GCCTGAATATTGCCTATTTGAACCCAGGAGGTGTGGGAGGCCACAAGGCATCCAGTCTAGCAGACCGACAGAGGGAGTACCTGCTGGACATGATCCCTCCGCGCTCCATATCTCAGTCCATCACCGGCCAGAAATGA